AATTAAGAGGAGTATGGTCATCATCAAATTGAGTTTTTGGAATTAACTTTTGAGGATCACTTTCAAATATTAATCATTAAGAAGAGCTGCTACATCATAGTCCACTATGGAAAGAAAAGGGTTTTAACACACAAATTGAGTCAGGATTGACTTGAGTTAGTCTCAACCAAGAACCGCCGTTGTTTGGTTCTTAGCCTTAGGCTTACGCATTTCATGGGCctctattaattaaataaactaTTCATGGCTTGGGCTGACCCATAAaccaataaaaatctaaaataattaaaattcaaaaacctATGCCCAATTACATTAATCAATTAATCATTAACCAAAATAAATAGTAGGACAGATTTTTGGGGCTGCATCAACAAGTGACCAAATAACTAATCAGTCCTACATATGGATACCAGGATTTATTAGTAAATAGTAATCGGTTCAGTTATTAAATGATCTTTAATGGGTCTGAAGGCTGAAAGGCCGGTTAATTAAGCCCAAAGAGAGTGAAATTGagatattcatttattttagtttttcttttactattatATTTGGTTTCTGTGGttttagcaaaaaagaaaataaaaccacACCATTTGGCCCTTGGAATATGATGTATCAGTTCCTTAGAGGGTCTAAATAagtaaattcataaaaaaaaataaaaaataaataaaaataaaatcgaaaTTACATGATTGTAGTATGATGTATCAATTATTTAGATGGCCTAAATAAGTAAATTCACAAAAAACTTGAAATTACTTGAATTTTGATTGGTAGTCAGTTTTTCTTTCCTCTATGAGATTTGCCAATGTGCAGGAGCAATGAGAAGACGCATGTTAGCATCACTCTTTTGATGATCTTCCTAATCCACAAAAGACAGGTAAGTTGGCGAAAATGTCCctgaaaaacaaagcaaacaaaggtGGGACAAATAAAACAGCTATTGGAGAGGTTAAGGGCaagatggaatttttcattGGAGGAATCTGTGGTATGTGGACTTGCCACATTAATAATAATATCTCCAAGCTAATCACCAGGTGGAGGTATTTGATTGGTTGTGAGACGATAAGAAATGTGTGCGCAGAGAGAAAGGAAACCCACCTATATTTCGTGCAACCATCTTCCTCTCTTTCAGTCTTCATCAAAACAGTCTCAGTTTAATAtcaatttgaagaagaaaacgaacAAGAAGAGAACAGAAATGGCAACAACACTAGGTGGTGTGAGTCTATCTTCCTCAAGAGGAATTGTGGCGAAGGCAGATTCACCCAACAAGACACAGAAGATGGTCATCTCCCCATGTTTTGTGAGCCTTAACCAGTACCCATTGAGGATGAACATGAACATGAAGCAGAGAAACTTAGGAGGAAGAGGAGTAGATCGCATGTTAGTGAGGGCTGCACCGGAGAAAATATCGGAGAAGGTGGTGGAGAGCATAAAGAGTGCAGAGGAGACGTGTGCCGACGATCCAACGAGCGGTGAGTGTGCAGCGGCATGGGATGAGGTGGAAGAGGTAAGTGCAGCGGCTAGCCATGCTAGACAGAAGCAGAAGGACTCCGACCCTTTGGAGACCTACTGTAAGGACAACCCTGAGACCGTTGAATGCCGCACCTACGAGGATTGAAGGATTTAGTCTCTCCTCCCATatgggtttcccctttccttcttcctcttcttcttcctgttaTCATCTGTAAGACTACTGCTACATGGATGCGCATCTTCAAtgcttttatcttcttttttactCTATCTTATCTGTTAGATTTGCagcttttcttttaaataattttggGGGTCTTAAACTTTAGAAACGGGACTCTAAATTGGAACCCTGATCATATGATGATGAAGTCAGTGGAGATGTATGTTGGTTTGACTTGAAATACTTTTAATAGCCCATATAGCCACACAGTTCTATGCTGTAACCTTTCTGTGTTCTTGAATGTTGAATTCCTATTAAGTATAAATTTAAATCACTGATCCCTCGTTTAGTGTGATTAGTAATTTTCTGCTATGTGACAACTTGGTGAATGCTTGGGCGACCTCAGAAATAGTCAATGATAATTCTGTGCTTTCTCTAGATTTTGCtttacttcttttttgttttattccaCATAGTTCTAATAGGGGAAGGTGTTcttaaattttatatttctcATACCTGGTGGATTCAGCCACTATCTTTTCATGTAAATAATTCATATCTCAGCAGTTCCTTTTGACTGACTATTTTGAATAACATTTCGTTTCtgtctaaaagaaaaaaataataataataataaaaaaatgatgaatgcaAACTTTATCTAATTGAAATTGTATTTGAGGTCGATTCAAATCATGAAAAAACcattatcaaaataataataatcacttTTTAGCCAATACAATTGATTGGTGTCAATAATCATATCGGTATCCATCTCCGGCAACATCAATATGATATAATACTCATATTTAGAACCCTAGCTTTGATCTTATCCATTGTGGATCTTCCCTCCAAGTAGAACCAATTGGGAACAGTATAGATATTGTTAGGTTTGGGATAGAAGCAGCGTTCTACTTCCGTTGGTGAATAACACACAAAAAAGGTATGTGCAAGAAtaacaaaaacataaataaaatacaCATGGAGATTGGATCCGTTTCTCATACAATCACCTGGTCATACGGGTGAGCATCCAACAATTGTCCCTTTTGCTTCCAAATATACCCCTCTTCAACCATGTAATGAGTAATGACTAATGACAGGAAGTGGGACGGATAGAAGCAGCGTTCTACTTCCGTTGGTGAATAACACACAAAAAAGGTATGTGCAAGaacaacaaaaacataaataaaatacaCATATGGGGAGATTGGATTCGTTTCTCATACGATCACCTAGTCATACGGGTGAGCGGCCAACAATTTTCCCTTTTACTTCCAAATATACCCCTCTTCAACCATGTAATGAGTAATGACTAATGAAGAATGACAGGAAGTGGGACATGTATTGAATACTCACATGCATAAGAGGTAAGAGATTTACATTATTTGGCAAAATCGCCTACATGCATGGAGTGAGATCCATCATCCACTAAGaatcaagagaaaagaaaaaaaaaagtataatccTTGACATTTACACCCATACCCAAGCCCCAATATATGGATCCGGCTCGTCTCCACCGACTGACGCTCCAACGAGGGTCCAACGAATTCTTTAATGCTCGACACCTATCCTCTTGTGAATCTAACAGTCCACATTAACTCGACCCACATGCCTTTCACATCCGACTGAAACAACCTGGAGAGAAACCAGACTTGATCTGTAGTTTGAAACCCTCTCGGAGTCGCTCCAAGTctcaacaaaatcttcttcttcttcgtttctcGATCTCGTGTTGATTTGGTTTTTATTGCTGAGCAACTCTTTGTCACATCACatgcttctctctctcatcgAAACCGAAGctatcttcttctctgcttgAATATTAGTTTTCTCTGAGACGAAATTGAAAAATGTTCAAAAAAGTCCTCTGCGGGAAGAGGAAAACCGGATCTGTCCCTGTATTTCTCAATGTCTACGATGTCACTCCTATTAATGGCTATGCTTACTAGTTCGACCTCAGCATTTACCACTTCAGTGTATACGATCAgcaatttcttcattttctatttttttagctGTGGATCCCAGTCTGTGTGTGTGCTTCACTACAAAACTAGGTTAAAATTAAAAGATTTGCCCAAACCATACATAGCTAATTCACCTATTTTTCTGGTTATTCTACTTGTATATGATTCAGATCTGGTGGATTTTTagagttttggttttgaaatttgTGCTTTTGACAATTCATGAAGtagagaaggaggaaaagagaagcAGAGTCGATCAAATGAGGGAAATAGAGGGAGAGTTAGAGGGTTTAGAAGGATGGAGGAGGCATGTGGAAACGATCAAATGAATTTTACCGGCCATTATTCGTGTCAAAATTATGTTCAAGGAGTTTAGTGGAAGGTTTTTAGCAACCATAACCCCGGAAGGGCCTCCATCTCTCCCATGTAAATGATGTTTTAGCAGACCATTGAACAGATTCTCATGGTAGGTTATTTATCCTTGccaaatttcatttatttaaagaacaaaaaaataaaaaacatctgGCCATTGAATTGATTGATCGATCATTCCCCCAAAAAAAGGTCATGATTCTCATTCGATACTAACGATAACAGGGCTAATCGGAAGACAACCATaaacccccaaccccccaaaCCAGTTTAGAAACTcagaaacaataaaaagaaagcTCTCACATACATTAAACCCCCCcaaacatggttttaagtatctccgataccgatacgataccctccgatacgtatcttaaatttagtcgatcgatacgatacacaccgatacgatacattgaattttttaaatcatttcgtatcgatatatatcctacaatacataccgatatacattaatacaccactaatacacatcgatacgatacaacatgcctcgatacgactctatgaaaaatataaaattgaggtaaaatg
This Macadamia integrifolia cultivar HAES 741 chromosome 10, SCU_Mint_v3, whole genome shotgun sequence DNA region includes the following protein-coding sequences:
- the LOC122091417 gene encoding calvin cycle protein CP12-1, chloroplastic-like, with amino-acid sequence MATTLGGVSLSSSRGIVAKADSPNKTQKMVISPCFVSLNQYPLRMNMNMKQRNLGGRGVDRMLVRAAPEKISEKVVESIKSAEETCADDPTSGECAAAWDEVEEVSAAASHARQKQKDSDPLETYCKDNPETVECRTYED